Proteins encoded within one genomic window of Anaerolineae bacterium:
- a CDS encoding ABC transporter ATP-binding protein codes for MVICDNLVKIYKVADLEVVALQGLDLLVERGELMAIVGSSGSGKSTLLNILGGLDRPSAGKVLVDGQDLLKLSDFALNRYRRNKVGFVWQQTARNLIPYLTAQENVELPMMISGTSQKERREWAGELLDAVGLGNRRGHRLVQMSGGEQQRVAIAVALANRPVLLLADEPTGEVDTVTASAIFRAFRELNERYGLTIMIVTHDPGIAGQVDRVVAIRDGRTSSETVRQSDNGGLGAEDEAGEEAVFAAYEEYVVLDSAGRLQLPREYLEDLGFHDRAKLELVEGGILVKPVLGRGPAGGAGNGRGGSLDIPLEERDDRSTAVVGRVRRGLAGLLKGRRSGG; via the coding sequence ATCGTCATCTGCGACAACCTGGTCAAGATCTACAAGGTAGCCGATCTGGAAGTGGTGGCTCTGCAGGGGCTGGATCTTCTGGTCGAGCGCGGCGAGCTGATGGCCATCGTGGGGTCTAGCGGGAGCGGAAAGTCCACGCTGCTCAACATTCTGGGAGGGCTGGACCGGCCATCTGCCGGCAAGGTGTTGGTGGACGGCCAGGATCTGCTGAAGCTGAGCGACTTCGCTCTGAACCGGTACCGGCGGAATAAGGTGGGGTTTGTGTGGCAGCAGACGGCCCGCAACCTCATTCCTTATCTTACTGCTCAAGAGAACGTCGAGCTGCCCATGATGATCTCCGGCACGTCCCAGAAGGAGCGCCGGGAATGGGCGGGAGAGCTGCTGGATGCAGTGGGGCTGGGAAACCGGCGCGGACATCGGCTGGTCCAGATGTCGGGTGGGGAGCAGCAGCGGGTGGCCATAGCGGTGGCTCTGGCGAACCGGCCGGTTCTCCTCCTGGCCGATGAGCCGACCGGAGAGGTGGACACGGTCACTGCCAGTGCCATTTTCCGGGCTTTCCGGGAGCTCAACGAGCGATATGGGCTGACCATCATGATCGTCACCCACGACCCAGGGATCGCTGGGCAAGTGGACAGGGTGGTGGCGATCCGGGATGGGCGCACCAGCTCGGAGACGGTCCGCCAGTCCGACAACGGGGGTCTGGGCGCCGAGGACGAAGCGGGCGAAGAGGCGGTATTCGCCGCATACGAGGAGTATGTGGTTCTGGACTCGGCGGGGCGGCTTCAGTTGCCGCGTGAATACCTGGAGGACCTGGGCTTCCACGACCGAGCCAAGCTTGAGCTGGTGGAGGGAGGGATTCTGGTGAAGCCGGTTCTCGGGCGCGGGCCGGCCGGTGGCGCCGGGAACGGCCGAGGCGGTAGCCTGGATATCCCACTGGAGGAACGTGACGACCGCAGCACAGCCGTCGTCGGCCGGGTACGGCGAGGGCTTGCGGGGCTATTGAAGGGACGGAGATCGGGAGGCTAG